AGGTGGAAGGAAACACCCACACCAAGAATATATCCCAGTAGAAACCAAAAACATCCTCTTCATTTGTGGGGGAGCTTTTGTTGGTCTCACTGATATCATCAAACAACGAGTTGGTGTGAAATCTATTGGTTTCCATTCAAATGAAGTGGTAAACGATAAAGGAAGAAAAATCGAAGAAGGGGAATCGATGGTTCACCATGTGATCCCTGATGATTTGATGAAATTTGGTCTGATCCCAGAATTCATTGGACGACTTCCGATCATTGCCACACTTGATGAGTTAACGATTGAAAGTTTAAAATCCATTTTTACGGAACCTAAAAATTCCCTTCTCAAACAATACCAAAAGATGTTTGATATTGAAAACGTAAAACTGAAGTTTACTGAAGCTGCCATTGAAGCCATTGCCCAAACTGCCATCAAACGGGAGAGTGGAGCGAGGGGACTACGTGCGATTGTAGAAGAGATTATGATGGAACTCATGTTCCAAATCCCATCTAGAAAAGATGTACTCGAAGTGGTTGTCACTGACGAAACTGTTTTGAAAAAAGACGCAGCACCGATCACCATTCTAAAAGGTGATATCGAAAAAATCGCTTAAGGTAAGTTTGTTGCTACGAGATAGAAAAATTCGATTTCTTCTCGTAGTGATGTTTACATTCTGTTTTGGTTATTGCCAAACGACAATTGTCTCACCTCCAGCATCATCAGACTCAGACTCTAATACAATCGAATGGATCAAAATCAAAGAATCGGTTTGGATCCACAAAAGTTTTGGGAGTTTTGACGGAAAAACTTATCCTTCGAATGGACTTGTGGTTTTGGCAAATAAGGGTGTGGTTGTGATTGATACTCCTTGGACAATCGCACAAACAGAAGAACTCATCCAGTCCATCCAATCCAAATTCCAAAAAGAAATTTTATTTCTCGTCGTGACACATGCACATGACGACCGTATGGTGGGCGTTCCCTCATTTCAAAAACGGAATATTCCTGTATATAGTACAAAACAAACTGCCAAAATTGCAAAAGAAAAAGGATATGGCGTCCCAAGTCCAATCCTTGATATCCAAACGAGACTGAGCGCCGGAAATGTTTCAATCGAAGTATTTTACCCAGGTCACGGACATTCTCCTGACAATATCGTAGTTTGGTTGCCTGAAACCCATATCCTTTTTGCAGGTTGCCTTGTGAAGGCGCTCGAAGCAGGTGATTTGGGTAATGTAAAAGATGCCGATCTTTTGCAGTGGGAGTTGTCAGTGAAACGAGTGTTAAGTCGATACCCGGATGCGGAAGTTGTGGTACCTGGCCATGGAAATTGGGGGAAACTCGATTTACTCCGCCATACAATTCGGTTACTTATTACGCCGAACGACTAAAATGGATAACTTTTCCATTGGATTTGTGAGGTTCCGTTCTTTTCCCAATGCACTCATCTTTTTGGCTATAGCAAGTAACATCTGTCTTGCGGAACTTGGCCTTAGATCAAGTAAATAATCCACAAATTCTTCCATGATTTCAAAGGATGTAAGTCCAAACTGGGTGAGTGTTCTATCACTTGCCCAAACCAAATAATCTCCAATTTCAATTCCATCGGCCATAGATATTGGATGTTTATGATTAGGATACCAATGGTCATCACCACTTCCTTCAATGACTTGGATGCCATGGTCGGAAAATTGGAAGATGGGCATGTCCATGTAGTGTAAAAATGACATTTTATCGTCTTTATTTTGGATCACAAAGGTAGAGAGTTTTAATTTCAGGAATGTAAATTGGTGAAGGGCAAACTTTAGTTTTTCGAGTAATTCTTCCGTTGAAAAAAGCCCATCACCAAAAGAAGATACAATTCCATGGATAAATACTTTTTCTGAAGATTCTAAAATTCCAGGTTCCATGTGGCCTGCTATGATTCCAAAAAGTCCATCTTTTGCACGAACAATCCGAATGTAATCGGCTCCCGCATAACGCATCATTGATGGGAATACTGCCACGTCAAAACCAAGAATATTGGGAATTTTTATGTCAGGGATTTGTTTGTTTACTGATGATGCTTGGATGGTTTTCCAATCAAATTTGTTTTCAAATTGTTCATCACCAAGTCCTTCTTCACCTTGTAATAAGGTAAACATTACCGATTTATAAATTTTATATTCATCGGAATTTCGGTTTAGATTTCGTATGTCTTTGGGGATTTGGTTTTCACTATCTTGGATATGAAAAATGATATGGAGTATGTATTGGTACAAAAATCCAAGAAAATAATATACGATAAAACTAATACACAATGCCAAAAGAAAAGAACTATAAATTCCAACCAAATTGAAATTAAGTGTGTTTTCACCTTTTGGGTTTTGCCAATGGGTAAAAGTAAACTCAGCAAATAAAAAGTGTATGAAGAAGAATAAAAAACTAATTGTCCCAAGAAGGATGGGTAGTTTGACTCGGTAACTCATTTTGAATCAGTCGCTTCCAAAACTCTCATGAGAATCGCAGATAAAAAGAACAAAAAACTGAGCGGTAAAAGTAACATAAGCATTGAAAATACATCAGGCCCTGGTGATAATACTGCAGACACAACTGCAATGATGAGCACTGCTTCTCGCCAACGAGAGATAAGAAACCTAGAAGATAAGATTCCAATCCGTCCAAGTAATATGAGAACGATTGGAAGTTGGAACGAAGCGCCAAATACTAAATGTAAGTTAAAAAATAGATCATAATACTCATCGATAGGTAAATAAGGATCCACTCCATCAGGTCTTAGGACCACTAGGAAAACTCTTAAGAAGTTTTCAAAAACAGTAAACCAACAAAGTGCAAGTCCTGACCAAAAGAGTAATGTTGAAAATAAGATAATGAATTTGCCCCATTTTTCAGTCCTTGTATCAACTGCAGGTGCAATGAAACCCCATACTATATAAAGTAAAAATGGAAGGGAAACTAATACTGATAAAATAAACGACGTTTTTAAATAAATGAGAAACGGAGCCATCAGTTGGATCTGAAAAAAATGAGCATCTGGACCAAGGACCGATTTGTAAGGTTGGATGAGAAAACTGTGGATCTCACTACCAAAATACAAGGTCCCAATCATAAAAACAGAAACCACTAAGATCGAATATATGAGTCTTTGCCGGAGTTCTTCTAAATGGTCCCCCAGGGTCATATATTTTTCCCTGGTTTCGGAATCTTCCGGCAATGGCAGTGCTATTCTTTTTTTTTCAGCCAATGTGATGGATTATGCTTTTTTCTTTTTTGTAGATTTGGAAGGAGATTGTTTTGGTTCTTCTACAGGAAAACTAGTTTGAGTAGGTTCCTCGTCTTGTCCTGTGAGAGACTTTCTAAATTCTTTGATCCCGGAACCCAAATCCTTGGCAAGGCTTGGCAATCGTTTTCCACCAAAAAAAAGTAAGGCTAAAAAAACGATGAGTGCAATTTCCCATGGTCCCAAATTAAAAAAAGCAATAGGTGCTTGAAAAGAAAACGGATTGGATGGCATATTTCCCTCTTAAGGCAAGAGTTATGCAAACGAATCTAGAAGCAAGCGGAATGATAGAATTCTTTAAGGTCTTGCCAAACCTATTTTCTGGTGGAGTTTATCTCACCGATCCAAAATCTGGCCAAATTTTATTTTCAAATGACTTTTTTAAAGATAACCTAGGTTGCCAGAAATCAGGTATAGAATGTTTAGAATCGGATTTACTTGCTTGGGTTTCCGAAGAAGACAAAGTTGCGTTTCAAGATCAAATTTTATCTCCAAACAAATTAATCGACAGAGACCAAATCTCTGGAGATTTCCGATTCCAAATGCCAAACGAAACGCTCGTTCGGTGGTTTCAATTTGAAAAACGGAAAGTGAACATCCCAAAAATGGATTCTTCATTACAAATCGTATTTGTGAGAGATGTAACAAACGAAAAAACAAACGAAATTAATATCGTTGAACAAATCCAATTTTTTCTTGGGTTATTTGAAAATGCATCTGTTGGAATGGCATTACAAGATTGGGAAGGTGGATACTTTCGAATCAATCCAAGATTTACAGAAATCACAGGTTATAGTTTCCAAAATCTAACAGACCTTAATATCAAACGGATCAAAGGTGAAACAATTACTGAAGAAGAGATGGAATACTTTAGTTTCTTCAAAGAGGGGGTGGAGGAATCTCGCCTCACTCGAAAAGATGGGAGACGAATCAATGTGTATCGACGAATTAGTGCATTTCGTAACTCACAAGGGAAACCAGATTTTTATTATGTGTTTTTAGATGATGTTACAGAAAAAAAACAATTTGAGTCTTACCAGTTGCACTCGCAAAAAATGGAAACAATTGGAAGTCTTGCCACGAATATCGCACATGACTTAAACAATTATTTACAACCCATCCATGTTTTTTCGCAACTCGGAAAAGAACAAATTATCTCTGGTAAATTTGACCAAAACCAAACCTTGGATTATTTGGAAAAAATCAGAATGGGTGCCGATAATGCTCGTTCGATGATACATCGCATCATCCATTATTCTAAAACAAAAAATGAACATTCTGTTTCGAAAATTGATATATCTTCGGTTGTTGAATCAACAATCCCACTATTAGTTGCTGGTTTACCCAAAAACGTAGAGGCACAATTTGATTTTTATAAATCACCATTGTTTACGAAGGTTGATGCCGTTCAATTTTCTAAGATTCTATGTGAACTCACTTCTGGTGGAATTTTGGTATGGGATGATCGCAAACGTGGCCTTGTACAAATCCAAACCAATCCTTCGGATGACGTAAGATTACTTGTGTCATTGGAATTTTCAGGTTTGTCTTTGCCCAGTTTATCAGAGCTTAACACTCTCGATTTAATCAATTTTAGTGATGAAGACTTCCAATGGACAGGGATCCATTTGATCAACCGTTATGTGAAGAATTGGGGAGGTGAATTTTATTTGGACAAACCAGATCCAATGACCTTGAAGGTTTTTCTGTATTTGCCATTGGAAGAGTCCTTACCGGTTTCAAATCCTTTTCCCTTCAATACCTCTCCAAAACCAAAGGATGTTTGGTCTGAAATTTCGAAAAAAAATATATGGATTGTGGAAGATGATGAAGCCGCAAGCGAAGCCATTAGTTTTGTATTATCACAAAAACAAATCAAACCAAAATTGTTTTTTACTTCAACATCTGCCATCCAACATTTGAAGGAAGAAAAACCTGATTTTATTTTATCGGATTATCGTTTGAAAGAAATGAGTGGTCTAGTATTGATTCGTAAAATCAAACAAACCTATCCGAATGTATCTGCTGTTTTGTATACGGGAAATATGGATGGGTTAGATGCGGAAGAACTTTCTAAAGAAGGGATATTGGTTCGGTCAAAACCAATATCCGTAGATGAATTGTATGAATCGATATTGTTATCGTTTGGATTTCTTTGATTTTTTGGCTTCCTCGGCTCCAGTTGTATCTTTGATAAATTGGATCATTTCTTTTTCAATCAAGGCCTTGTCCGTTTTTACGTATTTGGAAAGCAGGACGTGAGCACCATCTTCAATTTTTAACAATCGATTCTTCGGATTTGCATTTGCTCCCGATTGGATTTGATTGTATACAGCTAACATTGCATTGATTGATGCAACAAAGTCATGTTCTCTTTCTGATTTGTAGTAATACATAAGAAGAGTAGGTGTACTCACCTTTGGATATGGATTTTCTTTGTCCATAAATCGTTTTAATTCTAATATGTTTCTAATGGCACCATAGTACTGGTCCAAATACCAATACTTTGCGGATTCATCTTTCGGATCCGTTTTAGAAACTCGAATTTCCCCTTTGATTGCATCAATAAATGATTTACCCCAGTGGAAACGAAAAATATGCGCAGTGGGATCATCAAAATCATAAAACGGAGATGCCAAAATCAAACTATCAATTAGTTCGGGATGTTTTGCGGCAAGGTATGTTGCAATGTTCCCACCCATACTAGTCCCGATAACAACCGTTTTGTGTCCTAATTCTTTTGCATACACCAAACTATCTTCAGCATCTTGTAAGTATTTTTGGAATGGAGTATTGAGGTGGTCTTCAATATTGGTTCCGTGACCAGGCAAACGAACATAATAAGTATTTGCACCAAAGTATTCACTCAGTTTGTTTGTGACATCCTCTCCTTCACCTCGGCTGGCTCCAAATCCATGGAGGTATAAAATTGCAATTGGTGTCGGTTCTTCGGAAACTCTGACTAAATACTCTTCATTGTTTGGCCTAACATTTTCCTTTTTACTGATTTCTAATTCGTTCTGGTAAAAGGCATCGAAATTTTCGAATTTACGAGTGGAATCATAATTGTATTCACCGGTAGACCAGTTGTAAGTGGATAGGAGAAAGGAAGATAGAATGAGAGTGACTGCTGTCACCCATTTGATTATTAATCTCATCGAGGTTCTCTTGTTTCGAAAGGTAAATATAACAAATTCAGTAATTCTGTTTCTAATTCAAGTCAATTTGTTCGTTTTCTGTCACAAATCTAGTCCAAACACTGCGTTATGGACTTTGCCAGTACCAGATGGTGCGAAAACTTCTGCTGTGTATGGTGAAATCCAAAATCCGAAAGAAATGGAAAACTCGATACTTGCGGTAACTAGTAACCAATACAAAATAGTAGAATTCCATACAATGACAACGGACAATGAAGGGATCATGCGGATGCGAAAAAGGGAATTTCCCATAAATTTACATCCAAAAGAAACGATCAAGTTGGAACGAAATGGCACCCATTTAATGTTATATGATAGAGAAATGAAAGAAGGTAATTTAGAGATACAAATTCATTTCTCAGATGGATTTGTTATGAAACAGATTGTGGAGAAAAAATCATTATGAAACAATTATTTAGTTTATCACCGTCTATATTGTTTTTGTGTCTCTTTTTACATTGTGGTTCGGCTCTTGAGCTCACCGAACTTCCTATTGGTGGGAATATTCAGGCCACTGATAAATCAGGAACCAAAGTAGATTTAAAAAATTTCTCTGAACCAGTGTTGCTTGTTTTTTTCGGTTATACCTATTGCCCTGATTTTTGTCCGAATACACTTGCAAAAATTAAATCGGCAACTGAAAATTTTTCAGAACTAGAGAAGAAAAATTTCCGAGTCATTTTTGTAACCATTGATCCAGAAAAGGACTCATCAGAAACAGCCACTAAGTATGTACAGTTTTATATCCCAAATGCATCTGGTTTTAGTTTTGATTTGGGTACAACAAACCAAATTGTAAAACAATATGCTGCTTATGTGGAAAAAACAAAAGATGGATTATCATTTGATCATTCCACATATATTTATGTTTTGGATTCTCAAAGGAAAACTCGAAAACTCATCAAGTCAACCGATGGAAAAGAAGTGATATCTAAAACCATACAATTGCTAAGCCGCGATTCCGTTCAATCGAAGTAAAGCATCAATGTCAGGGTCTTTGCCGTAAAATTCACGGAAAAGATTCATGGCATTGGCAGAACCACCTTTTTCCAATACAGTCTTTCTGAAATGGGAAGCATGTTCTAAGTCAAAAACTCCTTTGTCGACAAAGGAATAAAATGCATTTGCTGACAAAAGTTCTGCCCATTTATACGAATAATATCCAGCCGCATAGCCACCTGCAAAGATATGTGTGAATGAGTTTTGGAATTTGTTGTATGTTGGAGGTGTGACAACTGCGATTTCCTTTCTCACTTGGTTTAGGATTTCTTGAATTTGTTCTTCCGTCGGTTTTTCTTTGTGAACCAACATATCAAATTTAGCAAATTCTAATTGTCTCACAACACCCATAGCAGACATAAAGTTTTTTGCTTTGACCATGGTATCAATATAAGAATTGGGGATTGGTTCTTTAGTTTGGTAGTGTTTTGCAAAAAGTTGTAAAACTTTTGGTTCATACACAAAGTTTTCTAAAAATTGTGATGGGAACTCAACTGCATCCCATTCCACACCATTCACTCCACTCACAAAGGCTTCATTGACTTTGGATAGTAGATGGTGGAGGGCATGGCCTAATTCATGAAAGAGTGTTACAACATCACTTGGTCGTAACAAACTGGGTTGGGTTTCAGTTGCTTTTGGAAAACTGGCAACAACAAATGCGATAGGAAGCTCTGTTTTTCCGTTTTCATCTTGGAAATGGGGTTTCCAATTATGCATCCAAGCCCCACCTTTTTTTTCGCTGCGCACTTCCAAATCCAAATACAAGCGGGAACGTGTTTCTCCTTCGACGATGAGATCATAACAAAGAACAGATGGTTCCCATACATCGGTTTTTACTTCCTTAAACTTCACCCCAAGCAGTTGTTCTAAAAATTGGAATGTACCTTGGATGACAGTTTCTTTTTCCAAATAAGGACGATAGATTTCTTCATCATAAGAGAAGGATTCTTTTTTAAATTTTTCTGAATAGTATGTTAAGTCCCAAGGTTCAATTTGTTCCTCACCTAATGTTTTTGCAAAAGCTTTGATCGCAGTGTATTCTTTATTTGCAATTGGTTTTGCTTTTTCTGCTAGGTGGTCGAGAAAAGAGATTACTTCTTCTGGTGTGTTTGCTACTTTTGTTGCCAAACTCAAATGGGCATAGGTTTGAAAGCCGAGTAGTTTTGCTTCTTTGTCACGTAAGGCTAAAATTTCTTCAATGAGTTTTCCATTTTCGGGAGCTCTTGTGCAATATGCATCGTACAATTCTTTTCTAATTTTTCTATTTTCGCCATAGGTCATATAAGCAATGTAAGATGGGAAATGCAAAGTGAACTTATAAGAACCATCAGGTTGTTTTGCAGAATTTTTATCACTTTCTGGTATTCCACGAACATCTTCCTCATTAAGGTTTAGAGAAAAAGCATTTGTAGCGTTAAGGACATTTTGGGAAAATTGATTGGTAAGATCGGATAGTTTGATGCGAATGTTTTTTAATTCTTCTTTGGTTTTGTCTGGAAGTCCCACACCTGACAAACGGAAATCTCTAATTTCATTTTCTAAAACTTTTGTTTGTTCAGAGTTTAAAGATTTTTCGGAAGATTGGATTTTTAAAAGGGCAGCAAAAATTGTTTCGTTTTGTCCAAGATCAGTATAATATTCGCTAAGTTTTGGTAAGAGTCGGCTATAGATTGTTTGGCTTTCTTCACTATTTTTTACTGAGTTAAGGTGGGAAACTTCTGTTACGAGATCTCCGAGTTCGGTTTGGATCCTTTGGTAAGGTTTTAAAAAATTTTGAAACGTTAACGAATTTTGACCGAGGAGAGTGTTTAGGAAGGTTTTGTTTGACTCCATTTTTTCTAAAATGGTCGCTTCTTTTTGTAATAGATTGTCTGATTGAAATTCTGGAAACATCGGCACCTCTCACGAATTAGACTCGATTTCGAATCCTTACAGGCCATATTGGAGCTAAGGGGAAAGCTTGCCAGTGGAAAAAAGGAAAATAGTCTTCTTTGATGGAGTTTGCCATCTTTGTATGGGTTCTGTTCAATTTTTATTAAAACACAATCGTAGTGGGTCACTTACTTTCTCGGCCATTGGATCAAACACATTTTCTGAAATGTTTCCAAGTGGAGTAAAATCAACATTACCTGATAGCATTCTCTATTGGGACGAAGGTAAACTGATGGTCGAATCAGATGCGATCCTTGGGATCACAAGAGAATTGGGATTTCCTTGGAATCTGGGATTGGTGTTTTGGATTCTGCCAAGAGGAATTCGTAATTTTTTTTATCGTATCAT
The sequence above is a segment of the Leptospira sp. WS39.C2 genome. Coding sequences within it:
- the bla gene encoding subclass B1 metallo-beta-lactamase encodes the protein MLRDRKIRFLLVVMFTFCFGYCQTTIVSPPASSDSDSNTIEWIKIKESVWIHKSFGSFDGKTYPSNGLVVLANKGVVVIDTPWTIAQTEELIQSIQSKFQKEILFLVVTHAHDDRMVGVPSFQKRNIPVYSTKQTAKIAKEKGYGVPSPILDIQTRLSAGNVSIEVFYPGHGHSPDNIVVWLPETHILFAGCLVKALEAGDLGNVKDADLLQWELSVKRVLSRYPDAEVVVPGHGNWGKLDLLRHTIRLLITPND
- a CDS encoding copper chaperone PCu(A)C, whose amino-acid sequence is MPVPDGAKTSAVYGEIQNPKEMENSILAVTSNQYKIVEFHTMTTDNEGIMRMRKREFPINLHPKETIKLERNGTHLMLYDREMKEGNLEIQIHFSDGFVMKQIVEKKSL
- the tatC gene encoding twin-arginine translocase subunit TatC, producing the protein MAEKKRIALPLPEDSETREKYMTLGDHLEELRQRLIYSILVVSVFMIGTLYFGSEIHSFLIQPYKSVLGPDAHFFQIQLMAPFLIYLKTSFILSVLVSLPFLLYIVWGFIAPAVDTRTEKWGKFIILFSTLLFWSGLALCWFTVFENFLRVFLVVLRPDGVDPYLPIDEYYDLFFNLHLVFGASFQLPIVLILLGRIGILSSRFLISRWREAVLIIAVVSAVLSPGPDVFSMLMLLLPLSFLFFLSAILMRVLEATDSK
- a CDS encoding PAS domain S-box protein, which codes for MQTNLEASGMIEFFKVLPNLFSGGVYLTDPKSGQILFSNDFFKDNLGCQKSGIECLESDLLAWVSEEDKVAFQDQILSPNKLIDRDQISGDFRFQMPNETLVRWFQFEKRKVNIPKMDSSLQIVFVRDVTNEKTNEINIVEQIQFFLGLFENASVGMALQDWEGGYFRINPRFTEITGYSFQNLTDLNIKRIKGETITEEEMEYFSFFKEGVEESRLTRKDGRRINVYRRISAFRNSQGKPDFYYVFLDDVTEKKQFESYQLHSQKMETIGSLATNIAHDLNNYLQPIHVFSQLGKEQIISGKFDQNQTLDYLEKIRMGADNARSMIHRIIHYSKTKNEHSVSKIDISSVVESTIPLLVAGLPKNVEAQFDFYKSPLFTKVDAVQFSKILCELTSGGILVWDDRKRGLVQIQTNPSDDVRLLVSLEFSGLSLPSLSELNTLDLINFSDEDFQWTGIHLINRYVKNWGGEFYLDKPDPMTLKVFLYLPLEESLPVSNPFPFNTSPKPKDVWSEISKKNIWIVEDDEAASEAISFVLSQKQIKPKLFFTSTSAIQHLKEEKPDFILSDYRLKEMSGLVLIRKIKQTYPNVSAVLYTGNMDGLDAEELSKEGILVRSKPISVDELYESILLSFGFL
- a CDS encoding thiol-disulfide oxidoreductase DCC family protein, producing the protein MEKRKIVFFDGVCHLCMGSVQFLLKHNRSGSLTFSAIGSNTFSEMFPSGVKSTLPDSILYWDEGKLMVESDAILGITRELGFPWNLGLVFWILPRGIRNFFYRIIAKHRYQWFGKAESCMVPTQEIKIRFLD
- the rktP gene encoding Arg-Lys translocation region protein phosphatase RktP; protein product: MSYRVKLPILLGTISFLFFFIHFLFAEFTFTHWQNPKGENTLNFNLVGIYSSFLLALCISFIVYYFLGFLYQYILHIIFHIQDSENQIPKDIRNLNRNSDEYKIYKSVMFTLLQGEEGLGDEQFENKFDWKTIQASSVNKQIPDIKIPNILGFDVAVFPSMMRYAGADYIRIVRAKDGLFGIIAGHMEPGILESSEKVFIHGIVSSFGDGLFSTEELLEKLKFALHQFTFLKLKLSTFVIQNKDDKMSFLHYMDMPIFQFSDHGIQVIEGSGDDHWYPNHKHPISMADGIEIGDYLVWASDRTLTQFGLTSFEIMEEFVDYLLDLRPSSARQMLLAIAKKMSALGKERNLTNPMEKLSILVVRRNK
- a CDS encoding M3 family metallopeptidase, which encodes MFPEFQSDNLLQKEATILEKMESNKTFLNTLLGQNSLTFQNFLKPYQRIQTELGDLVTEVSHLNSVKNSEESQTIYSRLLPKLSEYYTDLGQNETIFAALLKIQSSEKSLNSEQTKVLENEIRDFRLSGVGLPDKTKEELKNIRIKLSDLTNQFSQNVLNATNAFSLNLNEEDVRGIPESDKNSAKQPDGSYKFTLHFPSYIAYMTYGENRKIRKELYDAYCTRAPENGKLIEEILALRDKEAKLLGFQTYAHLSLATKVANTPEEVISFLDHLAEKAKPIANKEYTAIKAFAKTLGEEQIEPWDLTYYSEKFKKESFSYDEEIYRPYLEKETVIQGTFQFLEQLLGVKFKEVKTDVWEPSVLCYDLIVEGETRSRLYLDLEVRSEKKGGAWMHNWKPHFQDENGKTELPIAFVVASFPKATETQPSLLRPSDVVTLFHELGHALHHLLSKVNEAFVSGVNGVEWDAVEFPSQFLENFVYEPKVLQLFAKHYQTKEPIPNSYIDTMVKAKNFMSAMGVVRQLEFAKFDMLVHKEKPTEEQIQEILNQVRKEIAVVTPPTYNKFQNSFTHIFAGGYAAGYYSYKWAELLSANAFYSFVDKGVFDLEHASHFRKTVLEKGGSANAMNLFREFYGKDPDIDALLRLNGIAA
- a CDS encoding alpha/beta hydrolase; its protein translation is MRLIIKWVTAVTLILSSFLLSTYNWSTGEYNYDSTRKFENFDAFYQNELEISKKENVRPNNEEYLVRVSEEPTPIAILYLHGFGASRGEGEDVTNKLSEYFGANTYYVRLPGHGTNIEDHLNTPFQKYLQDAEDSLVYAKELGHKTVVIGTSMGGNIATYLAAKHPELIDSLILASPFYDFDDPTAHIFRFHWGKSFIDAIKGEIRVSKTDPKDESAKYWYLDQYYGAIRNILELKRFMDKENPYPKVSTPTLLMYYYKSEREHDFVASINAMLAVYNQIQSGANANPKNRLLKIEDGAHVLLSKYVKTDKALIEKEMIQFIKDTTGAEEAKKSKKSKR
- a CDS encoding SCO family protein, whose amino-acid sequence is MKQLFSLSPSILFLCLFLHCGSALELTELPIGGNIQATDKSGTKVDLKNFSEPVLLVFFGYTYCPDFCPNTLAKIKSATENFSELEKKNFRVIFVTIDPEKDSSETATKYVQFYIPNASGFSFDLGTTNQIVKQYAAYVEKTKDGLSFDHSTYIYVLDSQRKTRKLIKSTDGKEVISKTIQLLSRDSVQSK
- a CDS encoding twin-arginine translocase TatA/TatE family subunit, which produces MPSNPFSFQAPIAFFNLGPWEIALIVFLALLFFGGKRLPSLAKDLGSGIKEFRKSLTGQDEEPTQTSFPVEEPKQSPSKSTKKKKA